One genomic region from Amycolatopsis sp. FBCC-B4732 encodes:
- a CDS encoding carbohydrate-binding protein, translated as MRKLLAILCCALAATTATIAPAGAAVAAGVVPGLTGAAAKAAAGPMADRFRQLRQGKAVAQRHTFWGPEPQLATSADGLVVTQSVTPGLRISNRNDVVYAPTMKPTGHSCVEVVTAYGLGEAAQVWAWDWCRSVSPAKVVPIDSAFLAAYTTSVDGHPAYTVQEVRTNATANSWTASLYNVKTGAWDTLFTQSGSDQSSLDEGWDIFELYSTRNPATGNAYYCSDARGSVFESSSLQLRVGGRWVPASPANSPLRPTANPRPADYDCSTLRFEVPAPNSTWRVTV; from the coding sequence ATGCGGAAGCTGCTTGCCATCCTTTGCTGCGCCTTGGCCGCCACGACGGCCACGATCGCGCCGGCCGGTGCGGCGGTTGCGGCGGGGGTCGTCCCCGGCTTGACCGGTGCCGCCGCGAAGGCGGCCGCCGGGCCGATGGCCGATCGGTTCCGCCAGCTGCGCCAAGGGAAAGCCGTCGCGCAGCGGCACACGTTCTGGGGGCCCGAACCGCAGCTCGCCACCAGTGCGGACGGGCTGGTGGTCACCCAGAGCGTCACACCCGGCCTGCGCATCTCCAACCGCAACGACGTCGTCTACGCACCCACGATGAAGCCGACCGGCCACTCGTGCGTCGAAGTCGTCACCGCTTACGGGCTCGGCGAAGCGGCGCAGGTCTGGGCGTGGGACTGGTGCCGTTCGGTGTCGCCGGCGAAGGTCGTCCCGATCGACAGCGCTTTCCTCGCCGCCTACACCACGTCGGTCGACGGGCACCCCGCCTACACCGTGCAGGAGGTCCGGACCAACGCCACGGCCAACAGCTGGACGGCCTCGCTCTACAACGTGAAGACCGGCGCGTGGGACACGCTGTTCACCCAGAGCGGCAGCGACCAGAGCTCGCTGGACGAGGGCTGGGACATCTTCGAGCTGTACTCGACGCGCAACCCCGCGACCGGCAACGCCTACTACTGCTCGGACGCCCGCGGCTCGGTGTTCGAGTCGAGCTCGCTGCAGCTGCGCGTCGGCGGCCGCTGGGTGCCGGCGTCGCCGGCGAACTCGCCGCTGCGCCCGACCGCGAACCCGCGGCCGGCCGACTACGACTGCTCGACGCTGCGGTTCGAGGTCCCGGCGCCGAACAGCACCTGGCGGGTCACGGTCTGA
- a CDS encoding LysR family transcriptional regulator, translating into MELELRHLRALVAVADARSLTRAARVLHVSQPALSGLLRRVERSVGGALFLRSPTGCEPTRLGTDVVTEARAVLAGVSALTDRIGEQRAPTGPLRVGGYCGFLHLAVSRWLGEQPWTRGVSVHEDPDESITLARLTAGGLDLALVYLPPLPGPVVPDGVETLVVHPREPVFVILSPDHPLAAAPAVPFAGLGEHPWADDPPGTTRWSAYLQRVCRRHGVVLDQPHRPRCLATLLDLVRAGMAVAPALATREDRPSTVAVRAIEGEPLWQELRLCYRPGTPVAAHAEEIHAAVAASYAGREGCSAAFDTWWRERGRELLRP; encoded by the coding sequence GTGGAGCTCGAACTGCGCCACCTGCGTGCCCTCGTGGCCGTCGCCGACGCGCGCAGCCTGACCCGCGCGGCCCGCGTGCTGCACGTTTCGCAGCCGGCGCTGTCCGGGCTCCTGCGGCGGGTCGAACGGTCGGTCGGCGGCGCGCTGTTCCTCCGGTCCCCCACCGGGTGCGAGCCCACCCGGCTCGGCACCGACGTCGTCACCGAAGCCCGGGCGGTGCTGGCCGGCGTGTCCGCGCTGACCGACCGGATCGGCGAGCAGCGGGCGCCCACCGGGCCGCTGCGCGTCGGCGGCTACTGCGGGTTCCTGCACCTGGCCGTGTCCCGCTGGCTGGGCGAGCAGCCGTGGACGCGCGGGGTGAGCGTGCACGAGGACCCGGACGAGTCGATCACCCTCGCCCGGCTCACCGCGGGCGGGCTGGACCTCGCGCTGGTCTACCTGCCGCCGCTGCCCGGCCCGGTCGTCCCCGACGGCGTCGAGACCCTCGTGGTGCACCCGCGGGAGCCGGTGTTCGTGATCCTGTCGCCCGACCACCCGCTGGCGGCGGCACCCGCGGTCCCGTTCGCCGGCCTCGGCGAGCACCCGTGGGCCGACGACCCGCCGGGCACGACGCGCTGGTCGGCGTACCTGCAGCGGGTGTGCCGGCGCCACGGCGTCGTGCTCGACCAGCCCCACCGGCCGCGGTGCCTGGCCACGCTGCTGGACCTCGTCCGCGCCGGCATGGCCGTGGCCCCGGCGCTGGCGACGCGCGAAGACCGGCCGTCGACGGTCGCGGTGCGCGCCATCGAGGGCGAACCGCTGTGGCAGGAACTGCGGCTCTGCTACCGGCCGGGCACCCCGGTGGCGGCGCACGCCGAAGAGATCCACGCCGCCGTCGCGGCGAGCTACGCCGGGCGCGAGGGCTGCAGCGCCGCGTTCGACACCTGGTGGCGCGAACGCGGCCGCGAGCTGCTCAGACCGTGA
- a CDS encoding sulfatase-like hydrolase/transferase → MFHSRGDDKSTYATSMQQAGYRTGMIGTVPEALDKAGVRGNTELVFTWDNGYHMGEHRLTPGKQTAFDTDVHVPLVVTGPRWTPKASCRC, encoded by the coding sequence GTGTTCCACAGCCGCGGCGACGACAAGTCGACTTACGCGACGTCCATGCAGCAGGCCGGGTACCGCACCGGGATGATCGGCACCGTGCCGGAAGCGCTGGACAAAGCGGGCGTCCGCGGCAACACCGAACTCGTGTTCACCTGGGACAACGGCTACCACATGGGCGAACACCGCCTCACCCCCGGCAAGCAGACGGCGTTCGACACCGACGTGCACGTGCCGCTGGTGGTCACCGGACCCAGGTGGACGCCGAAAGCCTCCTGCCGCTGCTGA